The following is a genomic window from Gavia stellata isolate bGavSte3 chromosome 3, bGavSte3.hap2, whole genome shotgun sequence.
ACGGGGCGTCGGCGCTGGCGGCCCCCAGGAGTGAGGAGCTGGCCAGGTCTTCGTCGGGATCGGCGTTCAGCCCTTACCCGGGATCGGCAGCTTTCACCGCCCAGGCGGCGGCCACAGGCTTCACCAGCCCGCTCCAGTACTCCACAGACCCCGCCACGGGATTCCCCTCCTACATGGTAACTACCGAAGAGAAACCCTCTCCTTCTTCATTAGCATCCGCATTCTCATCCTCATCATCTTCAGCCTCTCTCCTCACACACTCACCATCAGCCCCCGACACCACGCCGCATAGCCGGGCGCTCCgcaccgccgccgcctccgcgcTGCCGGCACCGCACTGCGCGCCGCCTCGCAGCTcggccggggccggcggagACGCGCGGAGCcgggcggagcggagccgagcggagcggagcggcgggccggggccggggctggggcgcCGCCTCGCTCCGCGCCCCAGCcgagcgcggggccggcgggcctGGGACCCGGGCTCGCCCGGCGGTTCGCGGAGCCGTGCGGGAGCCCTGGTTAAAGAAATACGGATCTTCTCAGTCAGTTGGGTTGGATGCTTTCATTCCCCCCCCcgctttcccttttttttttttttttttcttttcgcTGTGGAAGGATAGGggagggtttcttttttctttttctttttcttctttttttttctctcttttcctcttctctttttaagtCGGTGTTTAGAGGCGCTGCGGGCTTTATCCCCGTGtggttttatttactttcagtGTGTTTTGTGCTAATGGTTTAACTGGATTTTAGGAATGAAAAGGAGCATCTGTTTGCGATCTGTGAGCTTCGCTTAAGCCCAAGATGGTTGTGGTGGCCGCAGTTTCGGATTTCACTTTCTTCTTATTAGTTAAAAGGAGCATTTGCAattgcgtgtgtgtgtgtattctgTGCATAAactatataaataaaaccataaaCTATATAAATAAACTGCACGTCTAGATGCTTATATAGTTTTattaacacacacacagagtcagaCACGTATCTAGCCCGTACACACAAAGACCTGTGCCCGGAATTTGAGACTGGAGCCGCTGTCGAGACCCTAGGAGGGGATGGCAGCGGGGTAGTTCGCTCTCCCTGCAAAGTGACAGGGAAACTACTTGCGTTCTGTCTGTAAAATACGGTGCATAAATTGCCGCTCAGTCTTTATTCGGGTGGTATAAAAGATCTGAGGATCTCgcttgcttgtttttcctgttgAGAAGCAGTAGGCGAGTGGCTGGAAGTTGCAGCGAGGTTGTGAACTGTGCGGGATACTGGGTGACATTGCGCCTGTGACTCGCCGATTTGTGGGATTCAGAGACGTGCCGAAAGTTAGCGAGTTCCTTAGCGATATCTTTAACTTTTCTTGCATTATGCAGACTTAAATAAGCGCAATTTAAACGTTAAAGGGCgaattaaaatgctaattaCATCGCATTTGAACAATTCGAAACGGTGCATATCTTCTGATTTGCAAATTGGATTTGCAATGCATTAGTGCAGTGAATTGCTAAGTGGCGGCTTTGTTGTATTTTCTACAGcgaaaaagaaaacatcttttgaaCCTTTGAGAGAAATGTAGATATCAAGACACTACCTGTAGGGCCTTTAAAATGTCTACGCGGTTCAAAAATTATATTGGGAAATACTCAATTACAAGGAGCTGAAATTAGTCAGAAAGATTAAAACACCGCCGATTTTAAGCGCGtgtgcctgtgtctgtgtgctgGGCGGAGGaaggagcggggggggggggatcgCAAGTTGATGGCCTTTGGGTGCTGCTTCTCCCCCTCATAGAATATGGATGCAAGACACCATCCCGGGGAAATACAAATATAACCGCCGATCTCGCCTTGACAACTTACTAATGGCTATCAGCAGTAACAAATTGCCAACCCCACCGTTTTGTTCTGTCCAGGGCTCCCCGTACGACGCCCATACGACGGGGATGACCGGAGCCATCAGCTACCACCCCTACGGCAGCCCTGCCTACCCCTACCAGCTCAACGACCCCGCGTACAGGAAAAACGCCACCCGCGACGCCACGGCCACGCTGAAGGCCTGGCTGCAGGAGCACCGCAAGAACCCCTACCCCACCAAGGGCGAGAAGATCATGCTGGCCATCATCACCAAGATGACCCTCACCCAGGTCTCCACCTGGTTCGCCAACGCCCGCCGGCGGCTCAAGAAGGAGAACAAGATGACCTGGGCCCCGCGGAACAAGAGCGAGGACGAGGACGACGACGAAGGCGACGGGGCGAGAAGTAAAGAGGAGAGTCCCGAGAAGATGCCCGAGAGCAACGAAACCTCCGCGGAGGACGAAGGTGGGCGCGGGGTGACCGCGGCCGCGGCGGGGTGGCCCCATCCCGCCCCGTCGCGTcccccccgggagcggggcagcggggaaaggggggggggggggcgtttAACAAAAGCGACCCCCAAAGGTGCCCCGTCCCGTCGCCTCCGGCGGCTCCGGGCGCTTGTCGCCGCGCAGTGCCGGTggccggggcaggcggggggtggcgggcggcgggcggcggcgccgtGCAGGGGGCAGGCGGGGCGGTGCGGGGTGCCGCGGCGGAGCTAGCCCGTGGGGGTGGATGCTCCTCGAAACGGGATTGCGGAGACAAGGCCGGGGCGGCTGCCCtctccccgcccgccgcggtGGCGGTGGCCGTGCTCGCTTCTCGCCCGCTCTCTTTTGCCGCCCCCCCTGACTCTGCCTTTCTGTGCCCGGCGGACCCTTGCAGGGATCAGCTTGCAAGTCGACTCGCTGACGGACCACTCCTGCTCCGCCGAGTCGGACGGCGAGAAGCTGCCCTGCCGAGCGGGCGACCCCCTCTGCGAGTCGGGCTCGGAGTGCAAGGACAAGTACGAGGACatcgaggaggaggaggaggacgaggaggaggaggaggaggacatcGAGGAGGAcgacggcggcggcggggagcgcgaCCCGCCGGCCAAGCCCGCCACCTCCTCGCCGCTGGCGGCCGTGGAGGCCCCGCTCCTCGGCCACCCGCACGCCGACGCCGCCCGCAGCGCCAGCAAGGCGGCGCTGGGCGGCCgcgcctcccccggccccgcgaCGCCGGCCAGCAAGCCCAAGCTCTGGTCGCTGGCCGAAATCGCCACCTCGGACCTCAAGAGCCAGACCCTGGGCCAAGGCTGCCAGCCTGCGCCGCTCTCCTCGGCCACCCCCGCCTCCGCCCCGCACAGCGCTGCCTACTcgccctcctccctcctgggGAGGCATATTTATTACACCTCACCTTTTTATAGCAATTATACAAACTATGGGAACTTTAATGCTCTCCAGAGCCAGGGAATCCTGAGATACAACTCCGCAGCAGTGGCTTCAAACGAGGGACTAAGTCAGACTGTCCTAAATGCCAGCTCTGTCCACAAGCAGAGCAGTGACTCTTTGAAAACGATCACTAACCAGCTAGAACAACATTACAGGCCCTCTAGTTATGACTCTAAGAAAGGTAGGTGACTTGgttttgcctctttcttccccctctttctccttccccgaCCCGTACAAGTCCTTTATACGCTGTAAATTCTGAAACCCCCCTCTGGAGAAAACAGTCACCACTGTCACCACGACCACCGCCGAGTGAAGATGGGCAATAGTATAATCTGGGGCTTGAAAACGGCATGTTGCCGCCGTATCGGTACCTGCCTCTAAGAAACGAGAGAGGAAATGTGAAAGACGACTTTTAGATCGGTCTCACAGGCTGCAGACGCAGCttttaaaagtcatttttaaaaggaaaactacGCACAAAGATATCCAGAGAGCACTGGTGTCATtgcctgtaattttttttttttttggtcgACAAACTGGTTTTGCTCTCTTTGTTTCCAGTATTCTCACGGGTTTTTGCAGCTTTGGGTTCAGATAATTGCTGACCTTGGACGTGAAATTACGTGGAGCGTGACATTTTtaggtggtggggttttttttttcgAAAAAGTTTTGCACTAGTATAATTGTCAGCTTATTCTAAGGAAATACTCGAGATACGAGCAATTATAAAATATTGGCCAGCCTTTTAAACGACCTAGCTACAAATTCTCCTCGAGTGAGGGCTGGGACCTACACACACTGTATAATCGAGTTAGCTGGCTGTGTCCTGTGACTAACTGACGGTTATATTTTGACAGATCCCACTGAAGTCTGCACAGTAGGAGTACAACCATACCTATAGAAGTGCAATCACACAGCAATGCAAGTAAGTGAGAACATTTTCTGTTACACTGATCGTTTGGCAGCAGGTCTAAGATACGCTGCACAGTTCTAGACTTGCTTCACGTTAATTTCTTGCTTCATTACTTAAGAGTCTGATTACGAAGTAAGAcactcttttctgctgtttttttaaagctctcatTACGATTTTTCTTTCTCGGGttt
Proteins encoded in this region:
- the IRX2 gene encoding iroquois-class homeodomain protein IRX-2 — protein: MSYPQGYLYQPPGSLALYSCPAYGASALAAPRSEELARSSSGSAFSPYPGSAAFTAQAAATGFTSPLQYSTDPATGFPSYMGSPYDAHTTGMTGAISYHPYGSPAYPYQLNDPAYRKNATRDATATLKAWLQEHRKNPYPTKGEKIMLAIITKMTLTQVSTWFANARRRLKKENKMTWAPRNKSEDEDDDEGDGARSKEESPEKMPESNETSAEDEGISLQVDSLTDHSCSAESDGEKLPCRAGDPLCESGSECKDKYEDIEEEEEDEEEEEEDIEEDDGGGGERDPPAKPATSSPLAAVEAPLLGHPHADAARSASKAALGGRASPGPATPASKPKLWSLAEIATSDLKSQTLGQGCQPAPLSSATPASAPHSAAYSPSSLLGRHIYYTSPFYSNYTNYGNFNALQSQGILRYNSAAVASNEGLSQTVLNASSVHKQSSDSLKTITNQLEQHYRPSSYDSKKDPTEVCTVGVQPYL